From Prosthecobacter sp., the proteins below share one genomic window:
- a CDS encoding alpha-amylase family glycosyl hydrolase, producing the protein MKRILPVLLFATSAFAWNANEVDFPGDGQGWDLGTTDSTKFTGPDGSTEWFRFQWTAGTAISDYNFKMVTGNNWDQDYGGNLIFPKNELAILYYQPVGDSAAKLSGGVTNGKRYVFTVKDPGLANTFISVMELSAAPVAITGVSRNATSGLITINLSGTPAVEEKVYVRYTDSGWTYSQVIQATVAGNTATATIPDIKDGKNYAWYVLTSTATPDKFHSGFATDALSLAWNNNAGANYTISGVNRMTDFSVNNTSGPYQTTKFFIDEIAGETFPLNVSATFNAGTPPTEVEVVTNLNRRDKAEQDNNSDGVPDGILSPPRDLCGQNETHYYKAHAMTNSSGSTWNAAIPVTKTGAYRATVRYRFAPTGPWFYYGDRDHAVVVSPKKTLEMTLYEVNPLTIEATAASEAGRSTFLDMLGAADGDSDGIDPVNLDYFNTIQANCLWFQPIHPTGGLGVENDPATSSPYSPGSPYATKNFFAVSPYLGTAGTEASAMSEFQSFVTKADDYGGSVGTINVMLDFVANHTAWDAVYGQGGVDLGFTGSTTNAIPVNWYSRTGDYGQPATYFTSLSDKDKAVAPDRNDFGKWSDVTELYYGRYSAQWRFDTYTAGSEPHKNEDDVMDWNSLSPEVIKLWRYLGHYPIYWLQQTGHSLANSTTGSYAARLAADNKGIDSLRCDFGQGLPNPLWEYIINRTRSAKWNFVFMAETLDGEQPGYRSNRVFDILNESLVFNFTASHVNEEGVIQSALESRRSNYRTGAILLNITGHDEVLPDNDAWLNATRYAALAAVPGLPMTFYGQEQGIQNYNTNGGTFHYDGFETDHELNFGKRIPHFKKWNRAQFWTLPPPNNTGMAQWYGRVNWARLNSPAIKSINQYYLDKRPNGTTPNNNVFAIAKYEQAGASPAFKDVVICFANLFVHGAAHGVASDTFDLCGGVGDPLWSLLGLQNSAARQYNIRNLASSNAGANIWASPRSGADIYSNGVFVSLDGGTSNAITNDGELAQYLKVVDVTPPPASAPNATYYQIGTQGAFTWTSNASAHDNITEWRISIGNTPGGSNVVNNASVTGSTTSYTFTGTTGTTYYATLSAVSSAEVSSAPSSSDSGNPNPSSQTTPVLLLSPTGDHDGDGMSNENESTAGTSPLDRTSTFAITSATQSENTVILAFPTVLGRFYHVYSSPDLVSWTLENETEAKNRPGTGGSLTFTDQNPSGTQKFYQARVTANSLP; encoded by the coding sequence ATGAAGAGAATTCTTCCAGTTCTCTTGTTTGCCACCTCCGCGTTCGCCTGGAATGCCAACGAGGTGGATTTTCCGGGTGACGGGCAAGGATGGGATCTCGGCACGACTGATTCGACGAAATTTACCGGGCCGGATGGCAGCACGGAATGGTTCCGCTTTCAATGGACCGCCGGCACCGCCATCAGCGACTACAACTTCAAAATGGTCACTGGGAACAACTGGGATCAGGATTACGGCGGCAATCTGATCTTCCCGAAGAATGAACTCGCCATCCTGTATTACCAGCCGGTCGGCGACAGCGCGGCGAAGCTCTCCGGCGGTGTGACGAATGGCAAACGGTACGTTTTCACGGTCAAAGACCCCGGTTTGGCGAATACCTTCATCAGCGTGATGGAACTGAGCGCCGCGCCGGTCGCCATCACCGGCGTGTCACGGAATGCAACGAGCGGATTGATCACCATCAACCTCAGCGGCACGCCTGCGGTCGAAGAGAAAGTCTATGTGCGCTACACGGACTCGGGCTGGACCTACTCGCAGGTCATTCAGGCCACCGTGGCGGGCAACACGGCCACAGCGACGATCCCGGACATCAAGGACGGGAAAAACTACGCCTGGTATGTGCTCACCAGCACCGCGACGCCGGACAAGTTTCACAGCGGGTTCGCCACGGATGCGCTGTCGCTTGCCTGGAACAACAATGCCGGTGCCAACTACACCATCAGCGGCGTGAACCGCATGACAGACTTCAGCGTGAACAACACCAGCGGGCCGTATCAGACGACGAAGTTTTTCATCGACGAAATCGCAGGCGAGACCTTCCCGCTGAATGTCAGTGCCACCTTCAACGCCGGAACTCCGCCGACGGAAGTGGAAGTGGTGACGAATTTGAACCGCCGTGACAAGGCCGAGCAGGACAACAACAGCGATGGCGTGCCGGATGGCATCCTGTCGCCGCCGCGTGATCTCTGCGGGCAGAATGAAACACACTACTACAAGGCCCATGCGATGACGAACAGCAGCGGCAGCACCTGGAATGCCGCGATTCCGGTGACGAAGACCGGCGCGTATCGTGCCACCGTGCGCTACCGCTTCGCGCCCACCGGCCCGTGGTTCTACTATGGCGACCGTGATCATGCCGTGGTCGTCAGTCCGAAGAAGACACTCGAAATGACGCTCTATGAGGTCAATCCGCTCACGATCGAAGCCACCGCCGCGAGTGAGGCCGGACGCAGCACTTTCCTCGACATGCTCGGTGCAGCGGATGGCGACTCCGACGGCATCGATCCGGTGAACCTCGATTACTTCAATACGATTCAAGCGAACTGCCTGTGGTTCCAGCCGATCCATCCGACGGGCGGTCTCGGTGTGGAGAACGATCCGGCCACGTCCTCGCCGTATTCGCCGGGAAGTCCGTATGCGACGAAAAATTTCTTCGCCGTGAGCCCCTACCTCGGCACTGCGGGCACGGAGGCCTCGGCGATGAGTGAGTTTCAGTCGTTCGTGACGAAGGCGGACGACTACGGTGGCAGCGTGGGAACGATCAATGTCATGCTCGACTTTGTGGCGAATCACACAGCCTGGGATGCGGTTTACGGGCAAGGCGGAGTCGATCTCGGTTTCACCGGCAGCACGACGAATGCGATTCCAGTGAACTGGTACTCGCGCACGGGCGATTACGGCCAGCCGGCAACCTACTTCACGAGTTTGAGCGACAAGGACAAGGCCGTCGCGCCCGATCGCAACGACTTTGGCAAGTGGAGTGATGTCACCGAGCTTTACTACGGCCGCTACTCCGCGCAGTGGCGCTTCGACACCTACACCGCCGGTTCCGAGCCGCATAAAAATGAGGACGATGTCATGGACTGGAACAGCCTGAGTCCCGAGGTGATCAAACTATGGCGCTATCTCGGCCACTACCCGATCTACTGGCTGCAGCAGACGGGACACTCGCTTGCCAATTCCACCACTGGCAGCTACGCCGCACGCCTTGCCGCCGACAACAAGGGCATCGACTCGCTGCGCTGCGACTTTGGCCAAGGGCTGCCGAATCCACTGTGGGAATACATCATCAACCGCACCCGCAGCGCAAAGTGGAATTTTGTTTTCATGGCGGAGACGCTGGATGGCGAACAGCCGGGCTACCGCAGCAACCGCGTATTCGACATCCTCAATGAAAGCCTCGTTTTCAACTTCACCGCCAGCCATGTGAATGAGGAAGGGGTGATCCAGAGCGCCCTGGAGTCCCGCCGCAGCAACTACCGCACCGGAGCCATCCTGCTGAACATCACCGGCCACGATGAAGTCCTGCCTGATAACGACGCCTGGCTGAATGCCACGCGTTATGCCGCCCTGGCGGCCGTTCCGGGCCTGCCGATGACTTTTTACGGCCAGGAGCAGGGCATTCAAAACTACAACACCAACGGCGGCACCTTTCACTACGACGGCTTTGAGACGGATCACGAGCTGAACTTCGGCAAACGCATTCCGCACTTCAAAAAGTGGAATCGCGCGCAGTTTTGGACGCTGCCGCCGCCGAACAACACCGGCATGGCGCAGTGGTATGGACGGGTGAACTGGGCGCGGCTCAACAGTCCGGCAATCAAGAGCATCAACCAATACTACCTCGACAAACGGCCGAATGGCACGACGCCAAACAACAACGTCTTTGCCATCGCCAAATACGAGCAGGCCGGTGCTTCCCCCGCGTTCAAAGACGTGGTGATCTGTTTTGCGAACTTGTTCGTCCACGGAGCGGCGCATGGTGTGGCGTCTGACACTTTTGATCTGTGTGGGGGTGTCGGCGATCCACTCTGGTCGCTGCTGGGCCTGCAAAACTCGGCCGCACGGCAGTACAACATCCGCAATCTCGCCAGCAGCAATGCAGGCGCGAACATCTGGGCTTCTCCTCGCAGCGGAGCCGATATTTACAGCAACGGGGTCTTCGTCAGCCTCGACGGCGGCACAAGCAATGCCATCACCAATGACGGCGAACTGGCGCAGTATTTGAAGGTCGTCGATGTCACACCGCCGCCCGCGAGCGCACCAAACGCCACCTATTATCAGATCGGCACGCAGGGCGCCTTCACCTGGACCAGCAATGCCAGTGCGCATGACAACATTACCGAGTGGCGCATCAGCATCGGCAATACGCCTGGCGGGAGCAACGTCGTGAACAACGCCAGCGTAACCGGAAGCACCACCAGCTACACCTTCACCGGCACCACCGGCACCACCTACTACGCCACGCTCTCGGCCGTCAGCAGCGCGGAGGTGAGTTCTGCTCCAAGTTCATCCGACAGCGGCAACCCCAACCCTTCCAGCCAGACCACACCCGTTTTGCTCCTCTCACCCACGGGGGATCACGATGGTGATGGCATGAGCAACGAAAACGAGTCCACCGCCGGCACCAGCCCGCTGGATCGCACGTCCACCTTCGCCATCACCAGCGCCACTCAATCTGAAAACACGGTCATCCTGGCCTTCCCCACGGTGTTGGGACGATTTTATCATGTCTACTCCAGCCCCGACCTCGTTTCCTGGACGCTGGAAAACGAAACGGAGGCCAAAAACCGCCCTGGAACGGGCGGCAGCCTGACTTTTACCGATCAAAATCCCTCCGGAACCCAAAAATTCTATCAAGCGCGGGTGACGGCGAACAGCCTCCCGTGA